One Chryseobacterium sp. StRB126 genomic region harbors:
- a CDS encoding efflux RND transporter periplasmic adaptor subunit yields the protein MKRVASGIALSILLLAVSCNKKKEEKEEVTTYPVTSPVVMDTVINKEYVAQIQSVKNIEVRAQEKGFLEKIFVDEGQYVQAGQTLFRIMPKLYQAELLKAKAEVEQASIELKNASTLAGNNIVSKNEKAMAKAKLDAANAEMKLAQIHLSFTDIKAPFSGIINRIPLKLGSLVDEGDLLTSLSDNTSIYTYFNVSEPEYLSYQTHAADRGSNQVSLITANGETYSQKGEIQTIEGEFDNETGNIAFRAKFPNPDKLLRNGETGKVQMTMPVHNALIIPQKATYEIQDQKYVFVIDKNGTAKSRNIKVAYELPDLYVVGSGISKGDQILLEGVQKVKDDQKVKTKFQDPKKVLQSLKLKAE from the coding sequence ATAAAAAGAGTTGCCTCAGGTATTGCATTGAGTATCCTTTTACTGGCTGTAAGCTGCAATAAGAAAAAAGAGGAGAAAGAAGAAGTAACCACTTATCCGGTAACATCACCGGTAGTGATGGACACTGTGATTAATAAGGAATATGTAGCTCAGATCCAGTCTGTAAAGAACATTGAAGTTCGGGCTCAGGAAAAAGGATTCCTTGAGAAAATTTTTGTTGATGAAGGTCAGTATGTACAGGCAGGGCAAACCCTGTTCCGTATCATGCCTAAACTTTATCAGGCAGAATTATTAAAGGCAAAAGCAGAGGTAGAACAGGCTTCTATTGAACTGAAAAATGCAAGTACATTAGCCGGAAACAATATCGTATCAAAGAATGAAAAGGCTATGGCTAAAGCTAAGTTGGATGCAGCCAATGCAGAAATGAAATTAGCACAAATCCATTTGTCTTTTACCGATATTAAAGCTCCGTTTTCAGGGATTATCAATAGAATTCCTTTAAAGTTGGGTAGCTTGGTAGATGAAGGAGATTTGTTGACCTCTTTGTCAGACAATACAAGTATCTACACATATTTCAACGTTTCTGAACCGGAATATCTGAGCTATCAGACGCATGCTGCAGACAGAGGAAGCAATCAGGTATCTCTGATTACAGCAAATGGAGAAACGTATTCTCAAAAAGGAGAAATTCAGACTATTGAAGGGGAATTTGACAATGAAACCGGAAATATTGCTTTCCGAGCAAAGTTTCCAAACCCGGATAAGCTTCTGAGAAACGGAGAAACCGGAAAAGTGCAAATGACAATGCCGGTTCACAATGCTCTTATTATTCCTCAGAAAGCTACCTACGAAATTCAGGATCAGAAATATGTATTTGTTATTGATAAAAACGGTACAGCGAAATCCAGAAATATTAAAGTTGCTTATGAGCTTCCGGATCTGTATGTGGTAGGTTCGGGAATCTCAAAAGGAGATCAGATTCTTTTGGAAGGCGTTCAGAAGGTGAAGGATGATCAAAAAGTAAAAACAAAGTTCCAGGATCCTAAAAAGGTTCTTCAATCATTGAAATTAAAAGCAGAGTAA
- a CDS encoding efflux RND transporter permease subunit, which produces MFKKFIRRPVLSIVISLIIVFMGILSLVKLPVTQFPSISPPKVNITAEYPGANNELLIKSVVIPLERGLNGVPGMKYMTSDAGNDGEASIQVVFDLGTDPNVAAVNVQNRVSSVVNKLPPLVVREGVKITREEPNMLMYINLYSDDPKADQKFLFNYADINVMSELRRVSGVGFADILGTREYAMRIWLKPDRLTAYNISADEVMESLNDQSLEASPGKTGESSGKRSQSFEYVLKYPGRFNNEKDYGNIILRAKPDGESIRLKDVADIEFGSSMYDIYSTLNGKPSAAITVKQSYGSNASDVIKNVKALMADLEKNTFPKGMHYDISYDVSRFLDASMEKVIHTLFEAFILVAIVVFLFLGDWRSTLIPALAVPVSLVGTFAVMSAFGITLNMISLFALVMAIGVVVDDAIVVIEAVHAKMEEKNLSPLKATEEAMHEISGAIIAITLVMASVFIPIAFMSGPVGVFYRQFSITMASSIILSGVVALTLTPALCALILKNNHGKAKKKTPITVFLDKFNNLFTKGAGKYEGMLKKTVTKKGITLPLLLAFCACTFFLSNSLPSGFIPAEDQGMIYAIIQTPPGSTLERTNQIAKELLRESEDVDGVKSVSSLAGYEILTEGTGSNSGTCLINLKSWDERKESAAEIIEKLEEKAKNIPGANIEFFQPPSIPGYGAAGGFELRLLDKAGSGDYHKMEQVSNDFVKELKKRPELGSAFTFYSASFPQYMLRVDNDLAEQKGVTIAKAMDNLSTLIGSNYETSFIRFDRPYKVIVQAGPQYRALPTDLLKLYVKNDKDQMVPYSDFMHLEKVYGLSEITRHNMYNSAEVSGTPAPGYSSGQAIKAIQEVADKTLPRGFGIDWAGISKDEVSRGNEAVFIFLVCLGFVYLILAAQYESFILPLPVILSLPTGIFGAFLCLKLLGLENNIYAQVAMVMLIGLLGKNAVLIVEFAVQKKAEEGISVAKAAIEGAAIRFRPILMTSFAFIAGLIPLVIATGPGAIGNRTIGTAAAGGMLIGTVFGLMIIPGLYYIFGTIAEKSRLARYEEENPLTEQTEPYEHDGKFED; this is translated from the coding sequence ATGTTTAAGAAATTCATCCGCAGACCTGTTCTGTCTATTGTAATCTCATTGATTATTGTGTTTATGGGAATTCTGTCATTGGTAAAACTTCCGGTGACTCAGTTTCCCTCAATTTCTCCACCTAAAGTAAATATTACCGCAGAATATCCCGGAGCTAACAACGAATTATTGATTAAATCTGTTGTTATTCCCTTGGAAAGAGGGTTAAATGGGGTTCCGGGTATGAAATATATGACCTCAGATGCCGGAAATGATGGAGAGGCATCCATTCAGGTGGTATTCGACCTGGGAACAGATCCCAATGTTGCAGCGGTAAACGTTCAGAACCGTGTATCTTCCGTGGTTAATAAATTACCTCCTCTGGTAGTTCGTGAAGGGGTGAAAATTACCCGTGAAGAACCAAATATGTTGATGTACATTAACCTGTACAGTGACGATCCTAAAGCCGATCAGAAATTCCTGTTCAATTATGCAGATATTAACGTAATGTCTGAATTGAGAAGGGTAAGTGGAGTAGGCTTTGCTGATATCTTGGGAACCCGTGAATATGCAATGCGTATCTGGCTTAAGCCTGATAGGTTAACAGCTTATAACATTTCCGCAGATGAAGTGATGGAGTCTTTAAATGACCAGAGTTTGGAAGCTTCTCCGGGAAAAACCGGGGAAAGTTCAGGGAAACGTTCTCAGTCATTTGAATATGTATTGAAATATCCAGGTCGTTTTAATAATGAAAAAGATTATGGAAATATTATCTTAAGGGCAAAACCAGATGGTGAATCGATCAGGTTAAAAGATGTTGCTGATATTGAATTCGGAAGTTCAATGTATGATATTTATTCTACATTGAATGGGAAGCCTTCTGCGGCAATTACCGTAAAACAGTCTTATGGATCTAATGCCAGCGACGTTATCAAAAACGTAAAAGCTTTAATGGCGGATCTTGAAAAGAATACTTTCCCTAAAGGAATGCATTATGATATCAGCTATGATGTTTCCAGATTCCTGGATGCTTCTATGGAAAAAGTAATCCATACCTTATTTGAAGCCTTTATACTGGTTGCTATTGTGGTATTTCTTTTCCTTGGAGACTGGCGTTCAACCTTAATTCCGGCATTAGCGGTTCCGGTTTCATTGGTAGGAACATTTGCTGTGATGTCAGCATTTGGTATTACCTTGAATATGATCTCACTCTTTGCCCTTGTAATGGCCATTGGGGTCGTCGTTGATGATGCCATTGTAGTTATTGAAGCCGTCCATGCCAAGATGGAAGAAAAAAATCTTTCCCCTTTAAAAGCTACGGAAGAAGCCATGCATGAGATCAGCGGGGCCATTATCGCAATTACTTTGGTAATGGCATCGGTATTCATTCCGATTGCGTTTATGTCTGGACCTGTAGGGGTATTTTATCGTCAATTCTCGATTACCATGGCATCGTCCATTATTCTATCGGGGGTTGTGGCTTTAACTCTGACGCCAGCTTTATGTGCTTTAATCCTGAAAAATAACCACGGAAAAGCTAAGAAGAAGACTCCGATTACTGTTTTCCTTGATAAATTCAATAACCTGTTTACAAAAGGTGCTGGGAAATATGAAGGAATGCTGAAGAAAACAGTTACCAAAAAGGGAATCACATTGCCGTTATTATTGGCATTTTGTGCCTGTACATTCTTCCTGAGTAACTCTCTTCCATCAGGGTTTATTCCTGCTGAAGACCAAGGGATGATTTATGCGATTATTCAGACTCCGCCTGGATCTACCTTGGAAAGAACCAATCAGATTGCTAAAGAGCTGTTGAGAGAATCTGAAGATGTTGACGGAGTGAAATCTGTTTCTTCACTGGCGGGTTATGAGATCTTAACAGAGGGGACAGGATCCAACTCAGGAACCTGCTTGATCAACCTTAAAAGTTGGGATGAACGTAAAGAATCTGCCGCTGAAATTATTGAAAAGCTTGAAGAAAAAGCCAAAAATATTCCGGGAGCCAATATTGAGTTTTTCCAACCACCATCTATTCCTGGTTATGGAGCTGCCGGAGGTTTTGAACTTCGTTTACTGGATAAAGCAGGAAGTGGTGATTATCATAAAATGGAGCAGGTGAGTAATGATTTTGTGAAGGAGCTGAAGAAACGCCCGGAACTGGGTTCTGCATTTACCTTCTATTCTGCGAGTTTCCCTCAGTATATGCTTCGTGTGGATAATGATCTTGCAGAGCAGAAAGGGGTAACTATTGCAAAGGCGATGGATAACCTGTCAACCCTTATCGGTTCAAACTATGAAACCAGTTTTATCCGGTTTGACAGGCCTTATAAGGTGATTGTTCAGGCAGGGCCTCAATATCGGGCATTGCCAACGGATCTTTTAAAATTGTATGTGAAGAATGATAAGGATCAGATGGTGCCGTATTCAGACTTTATGCATCTTGAAAAAGTATATGGACTGTCTGAGATTACAAGACATAATATGTACAATTCTGCAGAGGTGAGTGGAACTCCGGCACCGGGATACAGTAGCGGGCAGGCTATTAAAGCCATTCAGGAAGTTGCGGATAAAACCCTTCCTAGAGGGTTTGGTATTGATTGGGCTGGGATTTCTAAAGATGAAGTGAGCCGTGGAAATGAAGCGGTATTTATCTTCCTGGTGTGTCTTGGATTTGTATACCTGATCCTTGCTGCCCAGTATGAAAGCTTTATTCTTCCGTTACCGGTGATCTTATCTCTTCCTACTGGTATTTTTGGGGCATTTTTATGCTTAAAATTGTTAGGATTGGAAAACAATATTTATGCTCAGGTAGCGATGGTAATGCTTATTGGGCTTTTAGGAAAGAATGCTGTATTGATTGTTGAATTTGCGGTACAGAAGAAAGCAGAAGAGGGAATTTCTGTGGCAAAAGCTGCTATTGAAGGTGCTGCCATTCGTTTCCGTCCGATCCTGATGACCTCATTTGCCTTTATTGCCGGATTGATTCCGTTAGTGATTGCAACAGGTCCCGGAGCCATTGGAAACCGTACCATTGGAACAGCTGCAGCTGGAGGGATGTTGATAGGAACTGTTTTCGGGCTGATGATTATTCCAGGATTGTATTACATTTTCGGAACCATTGCTGAAAAGTCGAGGCTGGCAAGATATGAAGAAGAAAATCCTTTAACAGAACAAACTGAACCTTATGAACACGATGGAAAATTCGAAGACTAA
- a CDS encoding TolC family protein: protein MNTMENSKTKNIITAIALSLVLASCKAPMATVIKDEVKENIPQNFNQEEQQDANNNSGTTPWRQFFTDPNLVSLIETALKNNQELMITLQEIEIAKSGVLAKKGRLSPTVSAGIGAGLKKAGRYTSEGAGDASTEMEAGKAIPDPLGNFEGGLMANWEIDIWKKLRTEKESAVAHYLSTVEGKNFVLSNLIEEVADNYYELLALDNQLDIIQQYIKLQQRALEISKIQKEAAAATELAVKKFEAELAKSKASEYTIRQQITEKENEINALLGRYPQPIVRTKENFMSTIPPTVYTGIPSQLLANRPDIKQAELELKASKLDVEAARKEFYPSLEISATLGLEAFKPSYLVKMPESIAYNLVGELAGPLINKSAIKANFQTADAKQVQALYEYDKTILNAYLDVANLMSKIKNIDQYYQLKSQETKALDQSIDIANQLFRNSRADYLEVLLNQRDALDAKMELIEAKQKQLSTVVDIYKSLGGGWK, encoded by the coding sequence ATGAACACGATGGAAAATTCGAAGACTAAAAATATAATAACAGCCATTGCCTTATCTCTTGTGTTAGCAAGTTGTAAGGCGCCAATGGCGACCGTCATAAAAGACGAGGTAAAAGAAAATATACCTCAGAACTTCAATCAGGAAGAGCAGCAGGATGCAAATAACAACAGCGGAACAACTCCCTGGAGACAGTTCTTCACGGATCCGAATCTGGTAAGCCTTATTGAAACTGCTTTAAAGAACAATCAGGAGCTAATGATTACTCTTCAGGAAATTGAAATAGCCAAGAGCGGAGTTTTAGCTAAAAAAGGAAGACTTAGCCCTACTGTTTCTGCCGGAATAGGAGCAGGACTGAAAAAAGCAGGCCGTTATACGAGTGAAGGTGCCGGAGATGCCAGTACAGAAATGGAGGCGGGTAAAGCAATACCAGATCCTCTTGGGAACTTTGAAGGTGGTTTGATGGCTAATTGGGAAATTGATATCTGGAAAAAGCTGAGAACAGAAAAAGAGTCTGCAGTGGCTCATTATCTTTCTACGGTAGAAGGGAAAAACTTTGTATTGTCTAATCTTATTGAGGAAGTTGCGGATAATTACTATGAATTGTTGGCTCTGGATAATCAATTGGATATTATTCAACAGTATATCAAGCTTCAGCAAAGAGCATTGGAAATTTCCAAAATTCAGAAAGAAGCTGCAGCTGCAACGGAATTGGCGGTGAAGAAATTTGAAGCTGAATTGGCAAAATCCAAAGCTTCAGAATATACCATTCGTCAGCAGATTACGGAAAAAGAAAATGAGATCAATGCTCTGTTAGGAAGATATCCACAACCGATTGTCAGAACAAAGGAAAACTTTATGTCAACCATTCCGCCAACGGTGTATACGGGAATTCCGTCACAATTATTGGCCAATCGTCCTGATATCAAGCAGGCAGAATTGGAATTGAAAGCATCAAAGCTGGATGTGGAGGCTGCAAGAAAAGAATTTTATCCATCATTGGAAATTTCGGCTACCTTAGGATTGGAAGCTTTTAAACCTTCTTATCTGGTGAAAATGCCGGAGTCTATTGCTTATAATCTTGTAGGTGAACTGGCTGGACCATTGATTAATAAAAGTGCGATTAAAGCTAATTTTCAGACTGCGGATGCCAAACAGGTACAAGCATTATATGAATACGATAAAACCATTTTAAATGCTTATCTGGATGTAGCCAACCTGATGTCGAAGATTAAAAATATAGACCAGTATTATCAATTGAAATCTCAGGAAACAAAAGCCCTGGATCAGTCTATTGATATTGCCAACCAGTTGTTCAGAAATTCCAGAGCAGATTATCTTGAGGTTCTTCTGAATCAAAGAGATGCTTTGGATGCTAAAATGGAGCTGATAGAAGCGAAACAAAAACAGTTAAGTACTGTTGTAGATATCTATAAGAGTCTTGGCGGTGGCTGGAAATAA
- a CDS encoding right-handed parallel beta-helix repeat-containing protein yields the protein MTLNSIVDLKTKNGNTDADFYIVRGYHAANDGGGGEFYWDGAYSGTGNNGTIITVGGIGAWRRSYEGPVNLLWFGAKGDDIADDTIAYKLATDYCGEQKKFLLVPEGKVFRISQKIEAKCSITGTGTLRTTNAGVLIVVKLKDDAIVENITVTGAGTGDSIIGGGLYVESSENCLIRNVKVNSVQGAGITALKSSYAHIDHCKTTKTRGQNGDGIIVMSAFGCKITNNYCLDYQRIGIVCDRYATQSGEVYIAGNICKEGHNAIGGEFNAGIWVEKTHGAQIVNNYVENHDKKGIIVAPAIEGDLTYTYLVHGNTIKNSREGINITAGRNAKVIVSDNFLFNYSKGIEVGDAETVILSNIYFGERVEQPIKDSLVSIANGIQKPTNVIIQDCINDTSFDAGLSPISFPDVYGMQCSVTVRDCKGNWAYRNFSAATILGSIKYFNTLFDLNSLGYAPKTLLYLTNTDHEQLFDSCEIRLPVDMDIRSQSPTVIFRNCHVESSGPMNLLIGTYGSQKVIIDNSTFKNLTFLNPKSNFEMVIKNSDINNYSANGFLDTPFGQLGVLEVLNSKFISANSAVPFNLPLNVNYSLFKGNIFKASALFSNITTVPKINDSNSLLQ from the coding sequence ATGACATTAAATTCAATTGTAGACTTAAAAACTAAAAATGGAAATACGGATGCCGATTTCTATATTGTAAGAGGGTATCATGCTGCCAATGATGGTGGTGGTGGTGAATTTTATTGGGATGGGGCATATTCTGGTACCGGAAATAATGGGACTATTATAACTGTTGGGGGGATAGGTGCCTGGAGAAGATCTTACGAAGGACCAGTAAATTTATTATGGTTTGGAGCAAAAGGGGATGATATTGCTGATGATACTATAGCTTATAAGTTGGCAACAGATTACTGTGGAGAACAGAAGAAATTTCTCTTAGTACCAGAAGGGAAAGTGTTTAGAATTAGTCAAAAAATAGAAGCTAAGTGTAGTATAACTGGGACAGGGACGTTAAGAACAACCAATGCAGGAGTTCTCATTGTAGTTAAACTTAAAGATGATGCCATTGTTGAAAATATTACGGTGACAGGTGCTGGCACTGGAGACAGTATTATTGGGGGAGGATTGTATGTGGAGTCTAGTGAAAATTGTCTTATTAGGAATGTAAAAGTAAATAGTGTTCAGGGAGCTGGAATTACAGCATTGAAATCCTCTTATGCTCATATTGATCATTGTAAAACAACTAAAACGAGAGGACAAAATGGTGATGGAATTATTGTGATGTCAGCTTTTGGTTGTAAAATCACAAATAACTATTGTTTGGACTACCAGAGAATTGGGATTGTATGTGATAGGTACGCTACCCAAAGTGGGGAAGTTTATATTGCCGGAAATATTTGTAAAGAAGGGCATAATGCTATTGGAGGAGAATTTAACGCAGGAATTTGGGTGGAGAAAACGCATGGTGCCCAAATTGTGAATAACTATGTAGAAAATCATGATAAGAAAGGAATTATTGTGGCTCCCGCTATTGAAGGAGATTTAACTTATACCTACTTGGTTCATGGAAATACGATTAAGAATTCTCGTGAAGGAATTAATATTACGGCTGGGAGAAATGCTAAAGTCATAGTAAGTGATAATTTCCTTTTCAATTACAGCAAAGGCATTGAAGTGGGGGATGCGGAGACTGTTATTCTTTCAAATATTTACTTTGGTGAAAGAGTAGAGCAGCCTATAAAAGATAGTTTAGTAAGTATTGCAAATGGTATACAAAAGCCCACAAATGTTATTATTCAAGATTGTATTAATGATACTTCTTTTGATGCTGGGCTTTCTCCAATCTCTTTTCCTGACGTTTATGGGATGCAGTGTAGTGTAACAGTAAGAGATTGCAAAGGAAACTGGGCCTATAGAAATTTTTCGGCAGCCACTATTTTGGGGTCTATTAAGTACTTCAATACTTTATTTGATCTTAATAGCCTTGGGTATGCACCTAAAACACTCCTTTATCTTACCAATACAGATCATGAACAGTTATTTGATAGCTGTGAAATTCGTTTACCTGTAGATATGGATATCCGAAGCCAGTCTCCAACGGTTATTTTCAGAAATTGTCATGTGGAGTCTTCGGGCCCAATGAATCTTCTTATTGGAACGTATGGCTCACAGAAAGTGATTATAGATAACAGTACATTTAAAAATCTTACCTTCCTGAATCCAAAATCGAATTTTGAAATGGTAATCAAAAATAGTGATATCAATAATTATAGTGCCAATGGATTTTTAGATACACCTTTTGGGCAGCTGGGGGTTTTGGAAGTATTAAATAGTAAATTTATTTCAGCAAATTCTGCGGTTCCTTTTAATCTACCATTAAATGTTAACTATTCTTTGTTTAAAGGAAATATTTTTAAAGCTTCAGCTTTGTTTTCAAATATTACTACTGTTCCTAAAATTAATGATAGTAATTCTTTATTACAATAA
- a CDS encoding T9SS type A sorting domain-containing protein, which produces MKKIYLSACTVCTILGLSAQEVLWQKDIKSSTQDFLSQVTTTIDEQYLITGSSIQSDKLQQGNKQNNGYDFHLIKLNQQGEEAWEKYFSGNNHDYLSATVTTQDGGFLLAGTSYSGKGLEKKDDSKGGSDIWLIRINEFGDELWQKTLGTSSDEEARAVIQSTDLGFFVAGNVQGSSQGYGSKDVWITRLDKDGKEISQLILGGKGLDEVEKMIPTKDGGALLGIYSRSSEVRVSGSGDSPRGTASSSEPRTSNPASRTAKSTENLGEGDYWIIKLDKTGKVEWEKNFGGKGDDHIRTLALTANGYIIGGESRSERSGNKTVGIEEGTDLWLIALNERGDEQWQKSYNFKNRDILMGMSVIHSSDDKSSKGILLGGYTQAEGRIEKDDETFWMLYLDGNGNEQWRKHVAGESRQKEERLSDLKLNRDGSIVLAGTSAKELGKENWKIVKLGDKQVNDLIEKYDIKIYPNPVSDYAYVEIGFDFKEADIMLYDMSGRQLQNFKTKNRVTKMNTQALIQGAYLVTVKIDNNKTANAKLIKK; this is translated from the coding sequence ATGAAAAAGATTTATCTCAGTGCATGTACTGTATGCACCATTCTTGGGCTTTCTGCCCAGGAAGTTCTGTGGCAAAAAGACATAAAATCCTCTACTCAGGATTTTCTAAGCCAGGTCACTACCACCATCGATGAGCAGTATCTCATTACAGGAAGCTCTATACAGAGCGACAAACTCCAACAAGGAAACAAACAGAATAACGGTTATGATTTCCATCTGATTAAACTGAACCAGCAGGGAGAAGAAGCCTGGGAAAAGTATTTCTCAGGAAATAACCATGATTACTTATCCGCAACGGTAACCACTCAGGATGGTGGATTTTTATTGGCCGGAACCTCTTACTCAGGAAAAGGACTGGAGAAGAAAGACGATTCTAAAGGAGGATCAGATATCTGGCTGATCAGGATCAATGAATTCGGGGATGAATTATGGCAGAAAACGTTGGGAACCTCTTCTGATGAAGAAGCCAGAGCAGTCATTCAAAGTACAGACTTGGGCTTTTTTGTTGCCGGAAATGTACAAGGCTCTTCCCAAGGCTATGGATCCAAAGATGTCTGGATCACCCGACTGGATAAAGACGGAAAGGAAATTTCTCAATTGATCTTAGGCGGAAAAGGGTTGGACGAAGTAGAGAAAATGATTCCAACAAAAGACGGTGGAGCCTTATTGGGAATTTACTCAAGGAGTTCCGAGGTCCGTGTTTCGGGATCCGGAGATAGCCCTCGTGGAACTGCATCATCTTCTGAACCTCGCACTTCGAATCCCGCATCCCGCACCGCAAAATCTACAGAAAACTTAGGTGAAGGTGACTACTGGATCATCAAACTGGACAAAACCGGAAAAGTAGAATGGGAAAAGAACTTTGGCGGGAAAGGAGATGATCATATCAGAACACTGGCTTTAACTGCAAACGGTTATATCATCGGTGGCGAATCCAGATCCGAAAGATCCGGAAACAAAACCGTAGGCATTGAAGAAGGTACAGACCTTTGGTTGATTGCTCTTAATGAAAGAGGCGATGAGCAGTGGCAGAAGTCCTACAATTTTAAAAACCGTGATATTCTGATGGGAATGAGTGTCATTCATTCTTCAGATGACAAATCTTCAAAAGGAATTCTGTTAGGTGGTTACACTCAGGCCGAAGGAAGAATAGAAAAAGATGATGAGACTTTCTGGATGCTGTATCTGGATGGCAACGGAAATGAACAGTGGCGAAAACATGTAGCAGGAGAGTCCAGACAAAAAGAAGAAAGGCTTTCAGATTTGAAACTGAACCGTGATGGCTCGATTGTTTTAGCGGGAACCAGTGCCAAAGAATTAGGCAAGGAGAACTGGAAGATTGTAAAGCTGGGAGATAAACAAGTGAATGATCTGATAGAAAAATATGACATTAAGATTTATCCAAACCCGGTATCAGATTATGCCTATGTAGAAATCGGCTTTGACTTTAAAGAAGCTGATATTATGCTGTATGATATGAGTGGAAGACAGCTTCAGAACTTTAAGACGAAGAATAGGGTGACTAAGATGAATACCCAGGCTTTGATACAGGGAGCTTATCTGGTAACGGTAAAAATTGATAACAACAAAACAGCCAATGCAAAGCTGATTAAGAAATAA